A region from the Silene latifolia isolate original U9 population chromosome 7, ASM4854445v1, whole genome shotgun sequence genome encodes:
- the LOC141590160 gene encoding replication protein A 70 kDa DNA-binding subunit A-like, giving the protein MIEGCIYKLGKFTASENVGYMTATKNLWRIRFKYSTYAILITDPHIPKFGFSFTSFPDIIDEHVKPNTYLDVIGVFEMLHPIAVSEQRNEWTHVDLTDKHNNRLSFYIFGDYVKQIVQINNDYASAKERPILALQCVIRTEWKGTVRIKTSFDATRIYVNPDIPEVMEFKKRVGAS; this is encoded by the exons ATGATAGAAGGATGCATTTATAAGTTGGGAAAATTTACAGCATCGGAGAATGTTGGTTATATGACAGCTACCAAGAACTTATGGAGAATAAGATTTAAGTACTCCACGTATGCTATACTGATAACAGATCCACACATACCTAAGTTTGGATTTAGCTTTACTAGCTTTCCCGATATAATCGATGAGCATGTTAAGCCAAATACATATCTAG ATGTAATTGGAGTATTTGAAATGTTGCATCCAATAGCAGTATCTGAACAAAGAAATGAATGGACTCATGTTGATCTAACTGACAAACA CAACAACAGATTGTCATTCTATATCTTTGGAGATTATGTCAAACAAATTGTTCAGATCAACAATGATTATGCCAGTGCAAAAGAAAGGCCCATTCTAGCATTGCAATGTGTAATACGAACAGAATGGAAGG GGACAGTACGTATTAAAACTTCATTTGACGCAACACGTATTTATGTCAATCCTGATATTCCGGAGGTAATGGAATTCAAGAAAAGAGTTGGTGCAAGTTAg